From Fundidesulfovibrio terrae, a single genomic window includes:
- the infA gene encoding translation initiation factor IF-1 produces MPKEDAIEVDGTVQEALPNAMFRVELENGHEVLAHISGKMRKFYIRILPGDKVKVELSPYDLSRGRITYRMK; encoded by the coding sequence ATGCCCAAGGAAGACGCCATTGAAGTGGACGGAACCGTCCAGGAAGCGCTCCCCAACGCCATGTTCCGCGTCGAACTGGAAAACGGACACGAAGTGCTGGCGCACATTTCCGGCAAGATGCGTAAGTTCTACATCCGCATTCTTCCCGGCGACAAGGTCAAGGTGGAACTCTCCCCCTACGACCTGAGCCGCGGCCG
- a CDS encoding aminopeptidase — translation MLTAKLLEKYADVLLWGLTTSRPNPYEPGDTVLVQYDLAGLKLAEVLFAKLMARGINVVPRLTFTSRMELDFYQLANESQLSFIAPGTKELYENLHGAVHILAPDSLTHLSGIDPKRIAQTAIARKPFRDILVKREEAGQFGWTLCVCPTDEYARCAGLSKKEFTEQIIKACHLRAADPVKEWNRIFAEAMEIKNWLNGLAVVSYHVESAGVDLTVTPGEHRRFKGISGHNIPSFELFLSPDWRGTEGVYFADQPSYRSGNLVKGVRLEFKKGEVVDVKAEQGEEFVKKQVAMDNGSNKLGEFSLTDRRFSKIDKFMANTLFDENFGGEYGNCHVALGSSYSDTFDGDPAQLTEARKAELGFNDSALHWDLVNTENKRVTATLKGGGTLVVYENGQFTC, via the coding sequence GTGTTGACCGCGAAACTGCTCGAAAAATACGCCGACGTCCTTCTCTGGGGGCTGACCACTTCCCGCCCCAATCCCTACGAACCGGGCGACACCGTGCTGGTCCAGTATGACTTGGCCGGGCTCAAGCTGGCCGAGGTCCTGTTCGCCAAACTCATGGCGCGCGGCATCAATGTGGTGCCCCGGCTGACCTTCACCTCGCGCATGGAGCTGGACTTCTACCAGTTGGCCAATGAAAGCCAGCTCTCCTTCATCGCCCCAGGTACCAAGGAACTTTACGAGAACCTGCACGGGGCCGTGCACATCCTGGCTCCCGACAGCCTGACGCACCTCTCCGGCATCGACCCCAAGCGCATCGCCCAGACCGCCATCGCCCGCAAGCCCTTCCGGGACATCCTGGTCAAACGCGAGGAGGCCGGACAGTTCGGATGGACCCTGTGCGTCTGCCCCACCGACGAATACGCCCGGTGCGCGGGCCTCTCCAAGAAAGAGTTCACCGAACAGATCATCAAGGCCTGCCACCTGCGCGCGGCCGACCCGGTGAAGGAGTGGAACCGCATCTTCGCCGAGGCCATGGAAATCAAGAACTGGCTGAACGGCCTGGCCGTGGTTTCCTACCATGTGGAATCCGCAGGCGTGGACCTCACGGTCACGCCCGGAGAGCACCGCCGCTTCAAGGGCATCTCCGGCCACAACATCCCCAGCTTCGAGCTGTTCCTTTCCCCCGACTGGCGTGGCACAGAGGGCGTCTACTTCGCCGACCAGCCCTCCTACCGCAGCGGCAACCTGGTCAAGGGCGTGCGCCTGGAATTCAAGAAGGGCGAAGTCGTGGATGTGAAGGCCGAGCAGGGCGAGGAGTTCGTCAAGAAACAGGTGGCCATGGACAACGGGTCCAACAAGCTTGGCGAGTTCTCGCTTACCGACCGCCGCTTCTCCAAGATCGACAAATTCATGGCCAACACCCTCTTCGACGAGAACTTCGGTGGTGAGTACGGCAACTGCCACGTGGCCCTGGGCAGCTCGTATTCCGACACCTTCGACGGCGACCCGGCCCAGCTCACCGAAGCCCGCAAAGCCGAGCTTGGCTTCAACGACTCCGCCCTGCACTGGGACCTGGTGAACACCGAAAACAAGCGCGTCACCGCCACGCTCAAGGGCGGCGGGACCCTGGTGGTCTACGAGAACGGCCAGTTCACCTGCTGA
- a CDS encoding HD-GYP domain-containing protein, with protein sequence MRREPDTSGDLSACRTRRGQNAGPAALGNQGGIHKIAISELRVGMEVVDTGLSWTQHPYLYSEAGRITSARQIKDLVEQGYRDLFIQDAGSDRLIEEAPVPEDKAACGHNVAHPLPGAEDYARALGLYDDSFGVINSFILAAKLGRPMDREASVRLVEGLIDSVTSNPDALVSLVSLRFNDDYTFTHCINTAVLAVVFGRHLGLEKPKLRRLGEAGLFHDLGKTRIPEEILDKPRRLTPEEFRVVKAHPAEGAAILEKQDMVSDGVLRTIRDHHEKFNGTGYPLGVSGDRLCLSAQIVGLADCYDAMTSHRPYRRAILPNTAMRILFAMRNKDFSRDLIEPFIKCLGIYPVGSPVRLRNGEVALVCGANPESPLLPTIKIIMDANMRPRPHRILDLSSPEARALGDDISIATALDMSVLGVDPAGFLF encoded by the coding sequence ATGCGACGCGAACCCGATACCTCAGGCGATCTCAGCGCGTGCCGGACGCGGCGAGGACAGAATGCCGGTCCAGCAGCTCTGGGCAACCAGGGCGGCATCCACAAAATCGCGATCTCCGAGCTCAGGGTGGGGATGGAGGTGGTGGACACGGGACTGTCCTGGACACAGCATCCCTACCTGTACTCCGAGGCGGGCCGGATCACTTCCGCGAGACAGATCAAGGACCTCGTGGAGCAGGGATACCGGGATCTGTTCATTCAGGACGCCGGCTCGGACCGGCTGATCGAGGAGGCTCCTGTCCCGGAAGATAAAGCCGCCTGCGGTCATAACGTTGCCCACCCGCTCCCGGGCGCGGAGGACTACGCCCGTGCCCTGGGCCTCTATGACGACTCTTTCGGCGTGATCAATTCGTTCATCCTGGCCGCCAAACTGGGCAGGCCCATGGATCGGGAGGCATCGGTCAGGCTCGTGGAAGGGCTGATCGACAGCGTGACCAGCAACCCCGACGCCCTGGTCAGCCTTGTGAGCCTTCGCTTCAACGACGACTACACCTTCACCCACTGCATCAACACGGCCGTGCTGGCCGTGGTCTTCGGGCGTCATCTCGGCCTGGAAAAGCCGAAACTGCGCAGGCTGGGGGAAGCCGGGCTTTTCCACGACCTGGGAAAAACCAGGATTCCCGAGGAAATCCTCGACAAGCCCCGCCGCCTGACGCCGGAGGAGTTCCGCGTCGTCAAGGCGCACCCAGCGGAAGGGGCGGCCATCCTGGAAAAACAGGACATGGTCTCGGACGGGGTTCTAAGGACAATCCGCGACCATCACGAGAAGTTCAACGGAACCGGCTATCCCCTGGGCGTTTCCGGGGACAGGCTCTGCCTCTCCGCGCAGATAGTGGGCCTCGCCGACTGCTACGACGCCATGACCAGTCACCGCCCCTACAGGCGGGCAATTCTGCCGAACACGGCCATGCGCATCCTGTTCGCCATGCGCAACAAGGATTTCTCCCGTGATCTGATCGAACCTTTCATCAAGTGCCTGGGCATCTATCCAGTGGGAAGCCCGGTTCGCTTGAGGAACGGTGAGGTGGCCCTGGTGTGCGGGGCCAACCCGGAAAGCCCCCTCCTGCCCACGATCAAGATCATCATGGACGCGAACATGCGCCCCCGCCCTCACCGGATACTGGACCTTTCCTCCCCTGAGGCCAGAGCACTGGGTGACGACATATCCATCGCCACGGCTCTGGACATGTCCGTCCTGGGCGTCGATCCCGCCGGATTCCTCTTCTAA